One Drechmeria coniospora strain ARSEF 6962 chromosome 01, whole genome shotgun sequence genomic region harbors:
- a CDS encoding NOT2/NOT3/NOT5 family protein — MPGSFGGQQPPQQQSGRSSSNRLPNGKIAADGAWRTANNSSGWAFGGGIPMGGAGFQSQARQMGGNVSFAQSLGGSQAATSLDPSEFPSLSNSSQQNTANQASMWSVAGSRNPSGAVQRNQGTSVSSQQTEQDDLFNPGASRMPSNQGFDSVPAQAHRGNGLLNALSANSRANEARSPPAVGASDPSRTQDTKQKSALLRDGGFSNKTSAAGESTTQPAGGELPLGVAGHDGSGESLKLRKTRQSPDAVDPLAGMASVDKWGIKGLRTLMNNYPDFHAMVVGMDPNTLGLDMTSQELISPQIYSLFDDQPPRPTVTSSRIRLPDCYCVTNVQSINSKIQSFNEETLFWIFYSCPADTKQQLAAVELHSRNWRWHKKLQVWLTKDEHMTPQILSQSHERGYYIVWDTNNWRKDRREFTLHYVELDTSLGQGA, encoded by the exons ATGCCTGGCAGCTTCGGAGGCCAGCAACCGCCCCAGCAACAATCAGGCCGATCATCATCAAACCGGTTACCGAACGGGAAGATAG CCGCTGACGGTGCATGGAGGACAGCAAATAATAGTTCCGGCTGGGCTTTCGGAGGTGGCATCCCCATGGGAGGTGCTGGATTTCAGAGCCAGGCGCGACAGATGGGTGGCAACGTCAGCTTTGCTCAGAGCTTAGGCGGGTCACAAGCTGCGACTTCCCTGGATCCCTC GGAGTTCCCCTCGTTATCAAACAGTTCGCAACAGAACACGGCGAACCAAGCGTCGATGTGGTCGGTGGCCGGATCCCGAAATCCCAGCGGGGCTGTTCAGCGCAACCAGGGGACCTCGGTTTCCTCCCAACAAACGGAACAAGATGATTTATTCAACCCTGGGGCATCACGGATGCCATCCAACCAAG GATTCGACTCGGTGCCCGCTCAGGCCCACAGAGGCAATGGCCTTCTGAACGCACTCTCTGCAAACAGCCGAGCGAACGAAGCGCGGTCACCACCCGCAGTGGGGGCATCTG ATCCTTCGCGGACGCAGGATACCAAGCAGAAATCTGCGCTGCTTCGAGACGGTGGCTTCAGCAACAAGACGTCTGCGGCAGGCGAATCGACGACCCAACCAGCCGGTGGCGAGTTGCCCTTGGGTGTTGCGGGACACGATGGCTCGGGCGAATCGTTGAAGTTGCGCAAGACGCGCCAATCAccggacgccgtcgaccctcTTGCGGGCATGGCGTCGGTGGACAAATGGGGGATAAAGGGCCTGCGGACACTGATGAACAACTACCCCGACTTCCACGCAATGGTGGTGGGAATGGACCCAAACACACTCGGGCTCGACATGACATCCCAAGA ACTCATCTCCCCTCAGATCTACTCCCTCTTCGACGACCAACCCCCCAGGCCGACAGTGACGTCCAGTAGGATTCGGTTACCGGACTGTTACTGCGTCACCAACGTCCAGTCGATCAACTCCAAAATCCAAAGTTTCAACGAAGAGACTCTCTTCTGGATATTTTACAGCTGCCCAGCCGACACGAAGCAGCAACTGGCAGCAGTAGAATT GCATTCGCGGAACTGGCGGTGGCACAAGAAGCTCCAAGTTTGGCTTACCAAGGACGAGCACATGACGCCCCAAATTCTGAGTCAAAGCCACGAGCGAGGGTACTATATCGTGTGGGACACCAACAATTGGCGGAAAGATAGG AGAGAGTTCACGTTGCATTACGTCGAGCTGGATACGTCGTTGGGACAAGGAGCGTAG
- a CDS encoding AMFR protein, with protein sequence MSDEQISLPYLAVILVISGLIIRYLFFSGPPVRRSTMSTEALLRSREAAVERIQQMFPQAERRSILWDLQRNGGNVQNTTERILTGRLDTPPISFQPPPPPQDRATSGSSATSAMRQPEKPAQPDLIARYDLKSKLGTSGATASDSDEGHGKKAKGWSSDRDERQAALKQRRDDMILAARRRMEAKMAAEKATLGG encoded by the exons ATGTCCGACGAACAGATCTCGCTGCCGTACCTGGCCGTCATCCTTGTCATCTCGGGGCTGATTATTCGGTATCTCTTCTTCTCGGGGCCTCCTGTTCGACGGTCGACTATGTCTACCGAGGCCTTACTGCGATCAAgggaggccgccgtcgagaggaTACAGCAGATGTTTCCTCAGGCCGAGAGGCGGAGCATCCTATGGGATCTTCAACGAAACGGCGGGAACGTCCAGAACACGACGGAGCGGATCCTCACCGGTCGATTAGATACT CCCCCCATCTCCTtccagccgccgccacctccgCAAGACCGGGCGACGTCGGGAAGTAGCGCAACGTCGGCGATGAGACAGCCCGAGAAACCGGCGCAGCCTGATCTTATTGCACGGTACGATCTGAAGAGCAAGCTCGGCACCTCTGGCGCGACTGCTTCGGACTCCGACGAGGGGCACGGGAAAAAGGCCAAGGGGTGGAGCTCCGACCGGGACGAGCGGCAAGCGGCCCTAAAGCAAAGACGGGACGACATGATTCTCGCGGCGCGAAGGCGGATGGAGGCcaagatggcggccgagaaggcgacgCTGGGCGGCTGA
- a CDS encoding Peptidase cysteine/serine, trypsin-like protein has protein sequence MNGSRAAVAGKRKAPTSPDQVPPRKRPVNGKLSADDNTPDAEEMDYDDDSELDEDLHEPLYIGTPTSLGEWQDTIQKVVRNVVAIRFCQTCSFDTDPALTSEATGFVVDSERGYILTNRHVVGAGPFWGHCVFDNHEEVDCYPVYRDPVHDFGILRYDPKAIKYMQVEGLTLSPDQAKVGVEIRVVGNDAGEKLSILSGVISRLDRNAPEYGEGYSDFNTCYYQANAAASGGSSGSPVVGKDGSAVALQAGGRSDGASTDYFLPLDRPLRALQCIQNGQPVTRGDIQCQFLLKPFDECRRLGLSPEWEAAMREAFPDETNMLVAEIVLPSGPSHGKVEEGDVVIKVNGELITRFIRLDDILDSNVGKPVKLHLQRGGEDVEVEIEVGDLHSITPDRFVTVAGASFHNLSYQQARLYAVPVQGVYVCESAGSFRFENTDNGWMIQMIDHKKITDLDTFIDVMKAVPDRARIVVTYKHLRDLHTLNTTVMYVDRHWSSKMKMAIRNDETGLWDFSDLGDPLPPVPPVRRSASFIELDHLPHTGIADLIRSFVHVNCTMPMKLDGFPKNRRWGMGLVIDAEKGLVLISRAVVPYDLCDINVTIADSVIVEGKVVFLHPLQNYAVIKYDPSLVDAPVHTARLSSEHLTQGAKTFFLGYNRIGRVVHGATTVTEITAVAIPANSGAPRYRAINVDAITIDSNLGSTCNSGVLVAPDGTVQALWLNYLGERSPCSQRDEEYYLGLGTPTLLPVLETIQRGEVPQLRILSVELRSVQMSQARVMGVSDEWIKKVTQANRSHHQLFMVSKRTFERVEHPVSLLEGDIILTLNGKICTTISDFDVMYSNEVLDAVVVRECEELALQLPTVAAKDMETDHAVSFCGAVLHRPHQAVRQQISKLHSEVYVSSRIRGSPAYQYGLAPTNFITHVNGQPTPDLKSFIEATRRIPDNTYFRLKAVTFDSVPWVVTMKKNDHYFPTMEWSQDMNEPCGWRRVTYEGTRVFEGEATDGIPPVIEEAEAE, from the exons ATGAATGGTTCgcgagccgccgtcgcgggcaAGCGAAAGGCACCCACCTCGCCCGACCAGGTGCCGCCTCGGAAACGTCCCGTCAACGGCAAgctgtcggccgacgacaacacccccgacgccgaggagatggacTACGACGATGACTCGGAGCTCGACGAAGACCTCCACGAACCCCTATACATCGGTACCCCGACGAGCTTGGGGGAGTGGCAAGATACGATCCAGAAAGTCGTCCGcaacgtcgtcgccatccgcTTCTGCCAGACGTGTTCTTTCGATACCGACCCAGCCTTGACGAGCGAGGCCACCGGCTTCGTTGTCGATTCGGAACGAGG GTACATCCTGACGAACCgtcacgtcgtcggcgcaggTCCCTTTTGGGGTCACTGTGTCTTTGACAATCACGAAGAAGTCGATTGCTACCCCGTCTACCGCGATCCCGTCCACGACTTTGGCATCCTTCGCTACGATCCCAAGGCgatcaagtacatgcaggtcGAAGGCCTCACTCTGAGCCCCGACCAGGCGAAGG TTGGTGTCGAGATTCGAGTGGTCGGCAACGATGCCGGCGAAAAGCTCAGCATCCTTTCCGGCGTCATCAGCCGCCTCGATCGAAACGCGCCCGAGTACGGAGAAGGGTACAGCGACTTCAACACGTGCTACTACCAGGcaaacgccgccgccagcgggGGCAGCTCTGGCAgtcccgtcgtcggcaaggatggttccgccgtcgccttgcaGGCCGGCGGACGCTCCGACGGTGCCTCGACCGACTACTTCCTCCCCCTCGACCGTCCTCTCCGTGCCCTCCAGTGCATCCAAAACGGCCAACCCGTCACCCGTGGCGACATCCAATGCCAGTTCCTGCTCAAGCCCTTTGACGAGtgccgtcgactcggcctCTCGCCCGAGTGGGAGGCGGCCATGCGGGAAGCCTTCCCGGACGAGACGAacatgctcgtcgccgagatcGTGCTTCCTTCCGGTCCCTCGCACGGCAAGGTTGAGGAAGGTGACGTCGTCATCAAGGTCAACGGAGAGCTCATCACCCGGTTCATCCGTCTGGACGACATCCTCGACTCCAACGTCGGCAAGCCCGTCAAGCTCCACCTGCAgcgtggcggcgaggacgtcgaggtcgagatcGAGGTCGGAGACCTTCACAGCATCACGCCCGACCGattcgtcaccgtcgccggcgcgagCTTTCACAACCTTTCCTACCAGCAGGCGAGGCTCTACGCCGTTCCCGTCCAGGGTGTCTACGTTTGCGAATCGGCCGGCTCGTTTCGGTTTGAGAACACGGACAACGGATGGATGATCCAGATGATCGACCACAAGAAGATAACCGACCTCGACACCTTCATCGACGTCATGAAGGCCGTTCCGGACAGGGCGAGGATCGTCGTCACCTACAAGCACCTGCGGGATCTGCACACCCTCAACACGACCGTCATGTACGTCGACCGCCACTGGTCCTCCAAGATGAAGATGGCCATCCGAAACGACGAGACGGGCCTCTGGGACTTTTCCGATCTCGGCGACCCGCTGCCTCCCGTGCCTCCCGTCCGACGATCGGCCTCCTTCATCGAGCTCGACCACCTGCCGCACACGGGCATCGCCGACCTCATCAGGAGCTTCGTCCACGTGAACTGCACCATGCCCATGAAGCTCGACGGATTCCCCAAGAACCGACGCTGGGGCATGGgtctcgtcatcgacgccgaAAAGGGCCTCGTTCTCATCTCGAGGGCCGTCGTCCCCTACGACCTCTGCGACATCAACGTCACCATTGCCGActccgtcatcgtcgagggcAAGGTCGTCTTCCTCCATCCGCTGCAGAACTATGCCGTCATCAAGTACGACccctcgctcgtcgacgcgccCGTCCACACGGCGAGGCTGAGCAGCGAGCACCTGACGCAAGGTGCCAAGACCTTCTTCCTCGGCTACAACAGGATCGGCCGAGTCGTGCACGGCGCCACCACGGTGACGGAAATCACAGCCGTCGCGATCCCCGCCAATTCGGGCGCGCCCCGGTACCGCGCCATcaacgtcgacgccatcaccatcgacaGCAACCTCGGCTCGACCTGCAACAGCGGTGTCCTCGTCGcgcccgacggcaccgtgcAGGCCCTTTGGCTCAACTACCTCGGCGAGCGGTCGCCCTGCAGCCAGCGGGACGAGGAGTActacctcggcctcggcacgcCCACCCTGCTGCCCGTTCTCGAGACCATCCAGCGAGGCGAGGTGCCCCAGCTGCGCATCCTCTCGGTCGAGCTGCGATCGGTGCAAATGTCGCAGGCACGCGTCATGGGCGTGTCGGATGAGTGGATCAAGAAGGTGACGCAGGCCAACCGGTCGCACCACCAGCTCTTCATGGTCAGCAAGAGGACCTTTGAGCGCGTCGAGCATCCAGTCTCGCTGCTCGAGGGCGACATCATCCTGACGCTCAACGGCAAGATCTGCACCACGATATCCGACTTTGACGTCATGTATTCCAACGAGGTCctggacgccgtcgtcgtccgcgagTGCGAGGAGCTCGCCCTGCAGCTACCCACCGTGGCCGCCAAGGACATGGAGACGGACCACGCCGTCTCCTTCTGCGGCGCCGTCCTGCATCGCCCTCACCAGGCCGTTCGGCAGCAGATTAGCAAGCTGCACAGCGAGGTGTACGTCTCGAGCCGAATCCGGGGGTCGCCGGCTTACCAGTACGGCTTGGCGCCGACAAACTTCATCACCCACGTCAACGGACAGCCGACGCCGGACCTCAAGTCGTTCATCGAGGCAACGCGGAGGATCCCGGACAATACTT ACTTCCGATTGAAGGCGGTGACGTTTGACAGCGTGCCGTGGGTGGTGACGATGAAGAAGAACGACCACTACTTCCCAACCATGGAGTGGAGCCAGGACATGAACGAGCCCTGCGGGTGGCGGCGAGTCACGTACGAGGGCACGAGAGTGTTTGAGGGAGAGGCGACCGACGGCATTCCCCCCGtcatcgaggaggccgaggcggagtag